In Fusarium oxysporum Fo47 chromosome XI, complete sequence, the following are encoded in one genomic region:
- a CDS encoding glycosyl hydrolase, with translation MLSILNPSIILGALAVLPILTSGSPTPAIRAGAEAAKRKISCNSNYQGYAFLYFSNRDENIYLAASNGNDALSFTELNNGKPILKSTKGDGGVRDPFILRSHEGDKFYILATDLCIGCGTSWGDAQRFGSRYLEIWESKDLITWSAQRHVEVSPDNYGNTWAPEAYYDDDLKTYVVYWASGIYDNEANPDHNPTAYQRMVYATTDDFITFSEPKVWQDEPPNGRIDSTVIKEDGIYYRFTKATINGCADIVQESSTSLTAGLDDWHMIASCIGKNAGTQEVEGPSIFKTNCKDVNGARYILLADEFGGNGYVPLESTDLAGGQWTLRKGYNYPESPRHGTIIPLTLEELEGIQKAFVDAT, from the coding sequence ATGCTATCTATACtcaatccatccatcattCTCGGCGCTCTGGCGGTGTTGCCGATCCTCACCTCTGGGTCGCCTACCCCTGCCATACGAGCTGGGGCTGAAGCTGCCAAGAGGAAGATTAGTTGCAATTCCAATTATCAAGGTTACGCCTTTCTCTACTTCAGCAACCGTGATGAAAACATTTATCTGGCTGCCAGCAACGGAAACGACGCCCTGTCCTTCACGGAGCTCAACAATGGGAAGCCCATCTTGAAATCTACAAAAGGGGACGGTGGAGTCCGCGATCCCTTCATCTTGAGGTCACATGAGGGGGACAAATTCTACATCCTCGCGACTGATCTTTGTATCGGCTGCGGTACGAGCTGGGGAGACGCTCAACGCTTTGGCAGCCGATATCTCGAGATCTGGGAGTCAAAAGACCTTATCACGTGGAGTGCCCAGCGTCATGTTGAGGTATCGCCAGATAATTACGGCAATACCTGGGCACCCGAGGCTTattatgatgatgatcttaAGACCTATGTTGTCTACTGGGCTTCTGGCATTTATGACAATGAAGCAAACCCCGATCATAACCCTACTGCATACCAGCGGATGGTCTATGCTACCACGGATGACTTTATAACCTTCAGCGAGCCAAAGGTCTGGCAAGACGAACCACCCAATGGCCGGATTGACTCTACCGTTATCAAGGAGGACGGAATCTATTATCGTTTCACAAAGGCTACTATCAATGGCTGTGCGGATATCGTGCAGGAAAGCAGTACGTCGTTGACTGCAGGTTTGGATGACTGGCACATGATAGCCAGTTGCATTGGAAAGAATGCTGGAACGCAAGAGGTGGAGGGCCCTTCGATCTTCAAGACCAACTGCAAGGATGTCAATGGTGCTAGATATATCCTCTTGGCTGATGAATTTGGCGGTAATGGTTATGTTCCACTGGAGTCAACTGATCTGGCTGGTGGGCAGTGGACATTGAGGAAGGGTTACAATTACCCCGAGTCTCCTCGTCATGGTACCATCATTCCTCTGACGTTGGAGGAATTGGAAGGCATCCAGAAGGCTTTTGTCGATGCCACTTGA
- a CDS encoding glycoside hydrolase family 5 protein, whose amino-acid sequence MLFSIILSVLAAHAGLALGDTSVTVNTNKRLQVIDGFGVSEAYGHAKQFQNLGPGPQKEGLDLLFNTTTGAGLSIIRNKIGCDDSNSITSTNTDNPAKQPVFHFDGDDDGQVWFSKQAMRYGVETIYANAWSAPLYMKSAKSMGRLCGTPGVSCASGDWRHRYVEIIVQYLSYYKEAGIPVSHVGFLNEGDGSDFMLSSAEQAADVIPLLHSALNSKGLGDIKMTCCDNIGWKSQMEYTAKLAELGVESYLSVITSHEYSSSPDQPMNTTLPTWMSEGAANDQAFATAWYVNGGSNEGFTWAVKIAQGIVNADLSAYIYWEGVETNNRGSLSHVIDTDGTKFTISSILWAIAHWSRHIRPGAHRLSTSGVVQDTIVGAFENVDGSVVLVLTNTGTAAQTVDLGVTGSTFSTAQAFTSDDEAQMVNTKVTVSDNRVKVTVPVHGVVTVKLTTAKSSNPLGSPKAVFNNTLDRQSSNPRSGYLCSRVRQGDKIPRAGRNAQEFQEERCEEGFPPIAQHAYCRSSSMWSW is encoded by the exons ATGCTCTTCTCAATTATTCTTTCTGTCCTTGCTGCTCATGCCGGCCTGGCGCTCGGCGATACATCCGTTActgtcaacaccaacaagagACTCCAGGTCATTGATGGCTTTGGTGTCTCCGAGGCCTACGGCCATGCCAAGCAATTCCAAAATCTTGGCCCCGGACCACAGAAAGAGGGCCTggatcttctcttcaacactACAACCGGCGCCGGCCTATCCATCATCCGGAACAAAATCGGCTGCGATGACTCCAACTCCATCACGAGCACCAACACCGACAACCCCGCGAAGCAGCCTGTTTTCCATTTTGACGGCGACGATGATGGTCAGGTATGGTTCAGCAAACAGGCCATGCGCTACGGTGTAGAGACTATCTACGCCAATGCCTGGTCTGCGCCTCTATACATGAAGTCGGCCAAGAGTATGGGTCGTCTCTGCGGTACACCTGGTGTGTCATGCGCATCTGGAGATTGGAGACATCGTTACGTTGAGATAATAGTCCAATACCTCTCATATTACAAGGAGGCTGGCATCCCTGTATCGCACGTTGGCTTCCTTAATGAGGGCGATGGCTCGGACTTTATGCTCTCATCTGCCGAGCAGGCTGCAGATGTTATTCCTCTTCTGCACAGTGCTTTGAATTCCAAGGGACTTGGCGATATCAAGATGACGTGCTGTGACAACATCGGTTGGAAGTCGCAGATGGAGTACACCGCGAAGCTGGCTGAGCTTGGGGTGGAGAGCTATCTGTCTGTCATCACCTCGCACGAGTACTCCAGCAGCCCTGACCAGCCTATGAACACTACTTTGCCAACTTGGATGTCCGAGGGAGCTGCCAATGACCAGGCGTTTGCCACTGCTTGGTACGTCAACGGAGGTTCCAACGAAGGCTTCACGTGGGCAGTCAAGATCGCGCAAGGTATCGTCAATGCTGATCTTTCGGCCTATATCTACTGGGAGGGCGTTGAGACTAACAACCGAGGGTCTCTTTCTCATGTTATCGACACGGATGGCACCAAGTTTACCATATCCTCGATTCTCTGGGCTATTGCTCACTGGTCGCGCCACATTCGCCCTGGCGCACATAGGCTTTCAACTTCAGGTGTTGTTCAAGATACTATCGTTGGTGCGTTTGAAAACGTGGATGGGAGTGTCGTCTTGGTTCTTACCAACACTGGCACTGCTGCTCAGACAGTCGACCTGGGCGTCACAGGAAGTACTTTCTCAACAGCTCAGGCTTTCACTTCGGATGATGAGGCACAGATGGTAAATACCAAGGTGACTGTGTCCGACAATCGTGTCAAGGTTACAGTCCCGGTGCACGGTGTTGTCACTGTGAAGCTCACAACCGCAAAGAGCTCGAATCCG CTCGGTTCGCCAAAAGCCGTCTTCAACAACACTCTCGATCGTCAGAGCTCCAACCCACGCTCAGGCTACCTCTGTAGTCGAGTCCGCCAAGGCGACAAAATACCCCGCGCCGGCCGTAACGCCCAAGAGTTCCAAGAAGAGCGCTGCGAAGAAGGATTCCCACCGATCGCACAGCACGCATATTGCCGCTCATCGTCGATGTGGTCATGGTAG